A stretch of the Mesorhizobium sp. Pch-S genome encodes the following:
- a CDS encoding ABC transporter permease: MKKLLASIDFWDLLLAAAFALVFGYAALFVPNFLSGFNLSQLAASVSEKALLILPMTLLIIVREIDLSIASVLALSSVIFGLLLQAGAPMLVAIPLTLLFGGILGAFNGFLVSSLALQSLVVTLGTMALYRGLGYILLGTGSINVLPPSLVDFGIDNVPGTQIPLTIIPFLVLAPVFAVLLQKTPTGKRIYALGGNPEVARYSGIRTGRMVLGLFITSGVMAAIAGMVYTARLSNARANNALGMELDVITIVLLGGVSVFGGKGKLTGVMLALVLIAIVRNVLALNQIGGDAQGMIIGLLLIGSLLVGNYWRSFEEAQSRSRALRETKG; this comes from the coding sequence ATGAAAAAGCTGCTTGCGTCCATCGACTTCTGGGACCTGCTTCTGGCTGCTGCCTTTGCGCTGGTCTTCGGCTATGCCGCGCTTTTCGTCCCCAACTTCCTGTCGGGCTTCAACCTGTCCCAGCTTGCCGCCAGCGTATCGGAGAAAGCGCTGCTCATCCTGCCGATGACCTTGCTGATCATCGTGCGCGAGATCGATCTCTCGATCGCCTCGGTCCTGGCGCTGTCGTCGGTGATCTTCGGTCTGCTGCTGCAGGCCGGCGCGCCGATGCTCGTTGCGATCCCGCTGACGCTGTTGTTCGGCGGTATCCTCGGTGCCTTCAACGGGTTTCTCGTCTCGTCGCTTGCGCTGCAGTCGCTTGTCGTCACGCTGGGCACGATGGCGCTGTACAGGGGGCTCGGCTACATCCTGCTCGGTACCGGCTCGATCAATGTCCTGCCGCCTTCGCTCGTTGACTTCGGCATCGACAACGTGCCGGGCACGCAGATCCCGCTGACCATCATCCCCTTCCTCGTCCTGGCTCCGGTCTTCGCCGTCCTGCTGCAGAAGACGCCGACCGGAAAGCGCATCTACGCGCTCGGCGGCAATCCGGAGGTGGCGCGTTATTCGGGCATCAGGACCGGGCGCATGGTGCTTGGCCTGTTCATCACCTCGGGCGTGATGGCCGCGATCGCCGGCATGGTCTACACGGCGCGCCTGTCCAACGCCCGCGCCAACAACGCGCTCGGCATGGAGCTGGACGTCATCACCATTGTCCTTCTGGGCGGCGTCAGCGTGTTCGGCGGCAAGGGAAAACTGACCGGCGTCATGCTCGCGCTCGTCCTGATCGCCATCGTGCGCAATGTGCTCGCCCTCAACCAGATCGGCGGCGACGCGCAGGGCATGATCATCGGACTGCTCCTGATCGGCTCGCTGCTGGTCGGAAACTACTGGCGCTCCTTCGAGGAGGCGCAAAGCCGATCGCGCGCGCTGCGCGAGACAAAGGGATGA
- a CDS encoding ATP-binding cassette domain-containing protein has protein sequence MDAHRDTKREAAAGAPIGLAGVTKAFGGTVAIRDVSFDLRPGEVLALLGENGAGKSTCVKLLAGVYAPTEGSVHVDRHPVAFRSPHDAQAAGVAVMHQHPGLFPDLSVAENIYLGHMPRDRFGGVDMAAASAKAATILATVGLDVPPETLLGTLRTSEQQLVEIARALSLDARVLIMDEPTAALSQREVTRLFAVVDDLRARGVAMMFVGHRMDEIFHVADRIAVLRDGRLIDVCGKAELSRGRAISMMVGRELTELYPERTQTRGELVLETRGLSRAGAFSGIDLTLHAGEVLGLGGLVGSGRTEIARALFGIDRPDAGSILIDGRPVRFASAIDAMRARIAYVSEDRLGQSLVTDFSILDNAILPSLDRAAPRGLYSAGRATELVSGFLRQMKLRFAGYQQPVKELSGGNQQKVVLAKWLRTEPRILILDEPTQGIDVGSKAEVHAMIAELARQGMAIILISSEMPELIGMCDRILVLREGHKTAEFIKGEASQEKVLEAATTSDVAGTAAHSVDDEPGAGKSGRLDFLKRRELGLLAAMLAVVIPVAVINPRMISAANLTAVSMDAALLIVAALAQMLVLITRNIDLSIGSVIGLSAYMAASAVQAFPNGDIFVGLSVACAVGLAAGLLNGLVVTRGQIPSIVVTLASMSIYRGFNSLWAAGNQVSADEVTQRWLDMTGYRVLGIPLIVVIAALVLLAAYVLLYRTSFGRELFAVGSNPDGARLIGIPADRRILAAFAIAGLLGGLCGALWASRYATIDARVAVGFELTVIASAVVGGVAIRGGAGTLLGLTLGALTLLLIRNGLTLVRVDPLWLQAVYGLVILIAIGIDALIVRRGRQAKRG, from the coding sequence ATGGACGCGCATCGCGATACAAAGCGAGAGGCAGCCGCAGGCGCGCCCATTGGCCTGGCCGGGGTCACCAAGGCATTCGGCGGCACCGTCGCCATCAGGGATGTCTCGTTCGATCTGCGGCCCGGCGAGGTGCTTGCGCTGCTCGGCGAGAACGGCGCCGGGAAAAGCACCTGCGTGAAATTGCTGGCGGGTGTCTATGCCCCGACCGAGGGAAGCGTCCATGTCGATCGGCATCCCGTCGCGTTCCGGTCGCCGCATGATGCCCAGGCCGCCGGCGTTGCCGTCATGCATCAGCATCCCGGGCTGTTCCCCGACCTGTCCGTGGCCGAGAACATCTATCTGGGTCATATGCCGCGCGACCGCTTCGGCGGCGTGGACATGGCGGCCGCCTCGGCGAAGGCCGCGACGATACTCGCCACCGTCGGGTTGGACGTGCCGCCGGAAACATTGCTCGGAACGCTGCGCACATCCGAGCAGCAGCTCGTCGAGATCGCCCGCGCGCTTTCCCTCGACGCCCGCGTCCTCATCATGGATGAGCCGACCGCGGCGCTCTCGCAACGGGAAGTCACCCGGCTGTTCGCAGTTGTCGACGATCTGCGCGCCCGCGGCGTGGCGATGATGTTCGTCGGCCACCGCATGGACGAGATCTTCCATGTCGCCGACCGCATCGCCGTGCTGCGCGACGGCCGCCTGATCGACGTCTGCGGCAAGGCCGAGCTCAGTCGCGGTCGCGCCATCTCCATGATGGTCGGTCGCGAACTGACCGAGCTTTATCCCGAGCGGACACAGACCAGGGGCGAGCTTGTTCTCGAGACGAGGGGGCTTTCCCGAGCCGGCGCATTCTCCGGCATCGACCTGACCCTGCATGCCGGGGAGGTGCTCGGGCTGGGTGGTCTTGTCGGCAGCGGCCGCACCGAGATCGCGCGCGCCCTGTTCGGCATAGACCGGCCCGACGCCGGCAGCATCCTGATCGACGGCAGGCCGGTCCGCTTCGCATCGGCGATCGATGCGATGCGGGCACGCATCGCCTATGTCTCGGAGGATCGCCTCGGGCAAAGCCTCGTCACCGATTTCTCGATCCTCGACAACGCGATCCTGCCCAGTCTCGACCGCGCCGCGCCCCGCGGTCTCTACAGCGCGGGCCGGGCAACGGAACTGGTTTCCGGTTTCCTCAGGCAGATGAAACTGCGTTTCGCCGGTTACCAGCAGCCGGTCAAGGAACTGTCCGGCGGCAACCAGCAGAAGGTCGTGCTGGCCAAATGGCTGCGTACGGAACCGCGCATCCTCATCCTGGACGAGCCGACGCAGGGCATCGATGTCGGCAGCAAGGCCGAGGTCCACGCCATGATTGCCGAGCTTGCCCGCCAAGGCATGGCCATCATCCTGATCTCCTCGGAGATGCCCGAGCTGATCGGCATGTGCGACCGCATCCTCGTCCTGCGCGAAGGGCACAAGACCGCCGAGTTCATCAAGGGCGAAGCCTCGCAGGAAAAGGTCCTCGAGGCGGCCACGACCAGCGACGTCGCCGGGACTGCGGCCCATTCCGTGGATGACGAGCCCGGTGCCGGCAAATCCGGCCGGCTGGATTTCCTGAAGCGCCGCGAACTCGGACTGCTGGCGGCCATGCTGGCGGTCGTCATTCCCGTTGCCGTCATCAACCCGCGCATGATCAGCGCCGCCAACCTGACGGCGGTGTCGATGGACGCCGCCCTGCTGATCGTCGCGGCTCTCGCCCAGATGCTGGTGCTGATCACCCGCAACATCGACCTGTCGATCGGCTCGGTCATCGGCCTTTCCGCCTACATGGCGGCAAGCGCGGTACAGGCCTTCCCCAATGGCGACATCTTCGTCGGGCTGTCGGTGGCCTGCGCGGTGGGCCTCGCTGCCGGGCTGCTCAACGGTCTCGTCGTGACCAGGGGGCAGATCCCGTCCATCGTCGTCACGCTGGCGTCGATGTCGATCTATCGCGGCTTCAACTCCTTGTGGGCGGCCGGCAATCAGGTCAGCGCCGACGAGGTCACGCAGCGCTGGCTGGACATGACCGGCTACAGGGTGCTGGGCATCCCGCTCATCGTCGTGATCGCCGCGCTGGTGCTTCTTGCCGCCTATGTCCTGCTGTATCGGACATCGTTCGGCCGCGAGCTCTTCGCCGTCGGCTCGAACCCGGATGGCGCAAGGCTGATCGGCATTCCGGCCGACCGGCGCATCCTGGCGGCCTTCGCCATCGCCGGGCTGCTCGGCGGCCTGTGCGGCGCGCTCTGGGCCTCGCGCTATGCCACCATCGACGCCCGCGTCGCCGTCGGTTTCGAGCTGACCGTCATTGCCTCGGCTGTCGTCGGCGGGGTCGCCATCCGGGGTGGCGCCGGCACGCTGCTCGGCCTGACCCTGGGCGCGCTGACCCTGCTGCTCATCCGCAACGGGTTGACGCTGGTCAGGGTCGATCCGCTCTGGCTGCAGGCGGTCTACGGGCTGGTCATCCTCATCGCCATCGGCATCGACGCCCTGATCGTGCGTCGCGGCCGCCAGGCAAAGCGGGGCTAA
- a CDS encoding ROK family transcriptional regulator: MSGKGSNSIKLRHYNERFVLDAVRRMKEASKSDLARAANLTPAAVADIVDGLEASGFVKQIGKRFGQRGSPSILYRLTPERIYSVGIKIGRRALEAVLVDFAGEIRSRETHEYRYPAADMVLRGGNTALANFRKLVNSLDEASIVGVGIASPYFLGDWGDELGFPEDIGGSWAAVDLERFFDIDPKTPVFVENDATSAALAELAQGIGSRYRDFMHVSIDTFVGGGLVQGGKVHTGPHGNSAALGPLPVSPSKLSSASRSSAKYQSLLHRASIYVLVNHLKAHGIDINRVRELDPLPAAAREPLFEWMDDCAEALAEAVIAITSIIDIEAIVLDSILPRSIHQDLLARVQAQFGSANAVGIIAPDIVSGQFGPEASPLGAALLPFSVLFGPDSGVLMIGKDRTKLPGSLATFAAG; encoded by the coding sequence TTGAGCGGAAAAGGCAGCAATTCCATCAAGTTGAGGCATTACAACGAGCGTTTTGTCCTTGATGCCGTTCGCCGCATGAAAGAAGCCTCCAAATCGGATCTCGCAAGGGCGGCGAACCTGACGCCCGCCGCGGTCGCCGATATTGTCGATGGGCTGGAAGCGTCCGGTTTCGTCAAGCAGATTGGGAAAAGGTTCGGGCAGCGTGGTTCACCCTCCATCCTGTACCGGCTGACTCCGGAACGCATCTACAGCGTCGGCATCAAGATCGGCCGGCGCGCGCTCGAGGCGGTGCTTGTCGATTTTGCCGGCGAGATCCGGTCGCGGGAAACCCACGAATACCGCTATCCCGCAGCAGACATGGTGCTGCGCGGCGGCAACACGGCGCTCGCCAATTTTCGCAAGCTGGTCAACAGCCTCGATGAAGCCTCCATCGTCGGCGTCGGCATCGCTTCGCCCTACTTTCTCGGCGACTGGGGTGACGAACTCGGCTTTCCGGAGGACATAGGCGGGAGCTGGGCGGCCGTCGACCTGGAGAGGTTCTTCGACATCGATCCGAAGACACCGGTCTTTGTCGAGAACGACGCGACGTCCGCGGCTCTGGCCGAACTCGCACAGGGCATCGGATCGCGGTACCGCGACTTCATGCATGTGTCGATCGACACGTTTGTCGGCGGCGGCCTCGTCCAGGGCGGCAAGGTGCATACCGGCCCGCATGGCAACAGCGCCGCACTCGGGCCGTTGCCGGTTTCGCCGTCGAAACTCAGTTCGGCCAGCCGCAGCTCGGCCAAATACCAGAGCCTGCTGCATCGTGCATCGATCTATGTGCTGGTGAACCATCTCAAGGCGCATGGCATCGACATCAACCGGGTCCGCGAACTGGACCCGCTGCCTGCCGCCGCCCGTGAACCGCTGTTCGAATGGATGGACGACTGCGCCGAGGCGCTGGCCGAAGCCGTCATCGCCATCACCTCGATCATCGACATCGAGGCGATCGTCCTCGACAGTATCCTGCCGCGCTCGATCCACCAGGATCTGCTGGCGCGCGTCCAGGCGCAGTTCGGTTCGGCCAATGCCGTCGGCATCATCGCGCCGGACATCGTCTCGGGCCAGTTCGGTCCGGAAGCGTCACCGCTCGGCGCCGCCCTGCTGCCCTTCTCGGTTCTTTTCGGTCCGGACTCGGGCGTGCTGATGATCGGCAAGGACAGGACCAAGCTGCCCGGCAGCCTCGCCACCTTCGCGGCAGGGTAG
- a CDS encoding helix-turn-helix transcriptional regulator, with amino-acid sequence MTRHPRLSDRLELAQFLRTRRERLKPTDIGLPMTSRRRTPGLRREEVAQAAGVGVTWYTWLEQGREMEVSTHFLERIAHALRLGPNERTHLFSLAQNRPPPEQNVAGLTVKPAHLRMLEAIEGPAYIANPCLDVAAWNQCLSAVFGDLAPLPEQNRNMLWLMFASPEHQAAIPNWEVAARSMLARFRIEYGRNRKDARFLTLIERLQGASPSFRAWWPEHDVTVRNEKPKRFTVPGVGELELDQTVLLLEDAPNMRIVIYAPASRDSAEKVALLTRAWRQRHGGFAEQG; translated from the coding sequence ATGACACGACATCCACGATTGTCCGACCGGCTGGAGCTGGCTCAATTCCTGCGCACGCGTCGCGAGCGCCTGAAACCGACCGATATCGGCCTGCCGATGACCAGCCGCAGGCGCACACCGGGCCTGCGCCGTGAAGAGGTGGCGCAGGCGGCCGGGGTCGGCGTCACCTGGTACACCTGGCTGGAACAGGGGCGCGAGATGGAGGTCTCCACGCATTTCCTCGAGCGTATTGCCCACGCGCTGCGCCTCGGGCCCAATGAGCGCACCCATCTGTTCAGCCTCGCGCAGAACCGGCCTCCTCCCGAGCAGAACGTCGCCGGCCTCACGGTGAAACCCGCACATCTGCGCATGCTGGAGGCGATCGAGGGGCCGGCCTATATCGCCAATCCATGCCTCGATGTCGCTGCCTGGAACCAATGCCTGTCCGCCGTTTTCGGCGACCTGGCGCCTCTGCCCGAACAGAACCGCAACATGCTCTGGCTGATGTTCGCCAGCCCCGAACATCAGGCGGCGATCCCGAACTGGGAGGTCGCCGCGCGATCGATGCTGGCCCGGTTCCGCATCGAATACGGGCGCAACCGCAAGGATGCCCGTTTCCTGACGCTGATCGAGCGGCTGCAAGGGGCGAGCCCGTCCTTCCGCGCCTGGTGGCCGGAGCATGACGTGACGGTCAGGAACGAAAAGCCCAAGCGCTTCACCGTGCCCGGTGTCGGCGAACTGGAGCTCGACCAGACGGTCCTGCTGCTGGAGGATGCGCCCAACATGCGCATCGTCATCTACGCGCCGGCCAGCCGCGACAGCGCCGAGAAGGTTGCGCTTCTGACACGGGCGTGGCGCCAACGGCATGGCGGGTTCGCGGAACAGGGGTGA